The Benincasa hispida cultivar B227 chromosome 9, ASM972705v1, whole genome shotgun sequence genome has a segment encoding these proteins:
- the LOC120086163 gene encoding U3 small nucleolar RNA-associated protein 14 homolog A, which produces MGEVRQKKRQEKGKSSDKKKHSKVFLKKNKSSDKRRLNRRGPQLAPSLQREVGRIKGDVESDNSEVSDCSEGETFPGDVYEYEEAVPEEESGKNRRYDTVDNYDYELPVHFKDEDVSSDDEEIDERDGKGNLTEDSDDADPKKDDDGSHARMLQNITGMPREAFEGKKRNNIVISEAYQESEYNPSRDVLDGNSLISIEDLLDPLQGKPGYSMLRKRTLQTEKKSMALQAPLPKADRERVERKVAYEQSKKEVSKWEPIVKKNREASTLYLGEEVDLGYSTVGAIASEFKPRTDIEKKIASLVHDGKIMEAHKNDGSKLLELNKVSFEDEKDRQNRLAKMRSLLFRHEMKAKHIKKIKSKTYHRLLKKDRMKGASVQIEMDPDAAKELAMKQEFKRAEERMTLKHKNSSRWAKRILSRGLNAQDEGTRAAIAEQLQQHANLTRKMHTLKDSSSSSDESSDEDFSDDQSADENNSRASKLLEKAKDKTLKALEDEEEAPNSGLLALPFMVRGMKKREEAAAEEAKLAIQEFESLSKQLTNSETENINTETTSGRRSFGAMKKSAPEPRKKTKSEYYGDTDDEDDTEAREPVEYDGDDNNSSLFADANISSDILCEDSKRHQNSFFKSFDETVRDPGPKTTYEVAIFASDTWKKAKNLEKRVDSTTSAIVSSKPYLQGQVPKETMQDVDDQSDSDHEMMVEGVLTSANNESYELPSQADLIREAFAGDDVEEEFERQKEEILNEENPEPEKPVLLPGWGQWTHIQKKKGLPSWMLKEHEVANKRRQESLKNRKDANLKHVIISEKLDKKAEKLYTKTLPFPYTEKDVFEHSIRMPIGPDFNPASAIGALNRPEVVKKSGVIIKPIEFEEVDPQQKVEEHKQNGQKQKRKNGKTNNGKSAKKMKKVGA; this is translated from the exons ATGGGGGAGGTGAGGCAGAAGAAAAGGCAAGAGAAGGGGAAGAGCAGCGACAAGAAAAAACACTCTAAGGTCTTCTTGAAGAAGAATAAGAGCAGTGATAAGAGGAGGCTGAACAGAAGGGGGCCTCAGTTGGCACCCTCCCTACAGAGAGAAGTTGGTCGAATAAAGGGGGATGTTGAGTCTGACAATTCTGAGGTTAGTGATTGTAGTGAGGGAGAGACTTTTCCTGGGGATGTTTATGAGTATGAAGAGGCTGTTCCAGAGGAGGAGTCAGGGAAGAACCGCCGTTATGATACTGTTGATAACTATGATTACGAGCTGCCTGTTCACTTTAAG GACGAGGATGTGTCTTCAGATGATGAGGAAATTGATGAAAGGGATGGTAAAGGAAACTTGACTGAAGATTCAGATGATGCTGATCCAAAAAAAGATGATGACGGTAGTCATGCTAGGATGTTGCAAAACATTACTGGAATGCCTCGTGAAGCATTTGAAG gaaagaagagaaacaaTATTGTTATATCTGAGGCATATCAGGAGTCTGAATATAATCCCAGTCGTGATGTTTTGGATGGTAATAGTCTCATTAGCATAGAGGACCTCCTTGATCCTCTTCAAGGAAAACCTGGATATAGCATGCTTAGAAAGCGAACTCTTCAAACAGAGAAAAAGTCAATGGCACTTCAGGCACCACTTCCTAAAGCAGATCGAGaaagagtggagagaaaagtagCTTATGAACAATCAAAGAAAGAAGTCAGTAAGTGGGAGCCTATAGTCAAGAAGAATCGGGAAGCCTCTACCTTGTACTTAGGTGAAGAAGTAGATTTGGGGTATTCTACTGTAGGAGCAATAGCTTCTGAATTTAAACCTAGAACTGACATTGAGAAGAAAATTGCTTCACTCGTTCATGATGGGAAGATCATGGAAGCTCATAAAAATGATGGTTCTAAGCTTCTTGAATTAAACAAG GTATCATTTGAGGATGAAAAGGATCGTCAGAATCGGCTGGCTAAGATGCGCAGCCTTCTTTTTCGTCACGAGATGAAGGCAAAACatattaagaaaatcaaatcaaaaaCTTACCATCGTCTGCTGAAGAAAGATAGAATGAAAGGGGCGTCTGTCCAAATTGAAATGGATCCTGATGCTGCTAAAGAATTGGCGATGAAGCAAGAGTTCAAGCGGGCAGAG GAGCGCATGACTTTGAAGCACAAAAATAGCTCACGGTGGGCAAAGCGCATTTTGAGTCGTGGTTTGAATGCCCAAGATGAAGGTACACGAGCTGCAATAGCTGAACAACTGCAACAGCATGCAAATTTGACTCGAAAAATGCACACACTAAAAGATAGTAGCAGCAGCAGTGATGAAAGTAGTGATGAAGATTTCTCAGATGATCAGTCAGCGGATGAAAACAACAGCAGGGCATCGAAGTTGTTGGAGAAGGCAAAGGACAAGACTTTAAAAGCATTAGAAGATGAGGAGGAAGCTCCCAACTCTGGATTGCTTGCTTTGCCTTTCATG GTACGGGGGATGAAGAAAAGGGAAGAGGCAGCTGCTGAAGAGGCCAAACTTGCCATCCAGGAGTTTGAGTCACTCTCGAAGCAGCTGACTAATTCTGAGACAGAAAATATAAATACAGAAACTACTAGTGGTAGAAGATCCTTTGGTGCAATGAAAAAATCGGCTCCAGAACCAAGAAAGAAGACAAAGTCAGAATATTATGGTGATACAGATGATGAAGATGACACTGAGGCTAGAGAACCCGTGGAGTATGATGGGGACGATAACAATAGCAGTTTATTTGCTGATGCAAATATTAGTTCTGATATTCTTTGTGAAGACTCCAAGAGGCACCagaattcattttttaaa AGCTTTGATGAAACTGTTAGAGATCCAGGTCCTAAGACAACATATGAAGTTGCCATTTTTGCATCTGACACATGGAAAAAG GCGAAAAATCTTGAAAAAAGGGTGGATTCTACAACTTCCGCCATTGTATCATCTAAGCCATATTTACAAGGTCAAGTTCCAAAG GAAACCATGCAAGATGTGGATGATCAAAGTGACTCGGATCATGAGATGATGGTAGAAGGGGTTCTGACTTCAGCTAATAACGAGTCTTATGAGCTTCCATCTCAAGCAGATTTGATTCGCGAAGCTTTTGCTGGAGATGATGTAGAGGAGGAATTCGAGAGGCAGAAAGAGGAAATTCTGAATGAGGAAAATCCTGAACCAGAAAAGCCTGTTTTACTACCTGGATGGGGCCAATGGACTCACATCCAGAAGAAAAAAGGCTTACCTTCTTGGATGCTGAAAGAACACGAGGTTGCAAACAAGAGGAGGCAGGAATCTCTTAAGAATAGGAAGGATGCAAATCTCAAACATGTTATCATCTCTGAGAAATTGGATAAAAAG GCTGAGAAACTCTACACAAAGACTCTTCCTTTTCCTTATACAGAAAAGGATGTATTTGAGCACAGTATCCGCATGCCTATCGGCCCCGACTTCAACCCTGCATCAGCAATAGGTGCTCTTAATCGACCAGAG GTCGTGAAGAAGTCTGGTGTCATTATAAAACCGATTGAGTTCGAGGAAGTTGATCCTCAACAGAAAGTTGAAGAGCACAAACAGAATGGACagaaacaaaagagaaaaaatggtAAAACCAACAATGGAAAATCGGccaaaaaaatgaagaaagttGGAGCCTAA